TCGTAAATTCTCCGCCGGAATGATCTGCTCTTCACCGTCGCGGATTACCCGTGCTTCTTTAGGCGCTAGATCCAGCAGAGAGCGAATGGCATGGCGTGTTCTGCTGTAGGTATATTCCTCGATGCCTTTTGCCGCGCCGTAAAGTACAACCAGGGCGGCTGCCTCATCCCACATTCCGAGATATCCTGCTCCAACCGTCGCGGCTATCATCAGCATGGAGATACCAATTTCATGGTCCTCTATGAGCTTTTCAACGCCTTCTCTTGCCCACATATAACCGCCAAGGGGTATAGCGATCAGGTAGAACCACGTGGCGATATCTTCACCAATATATCCGGTACGTTCGAGGATAAATACGGCCAGCGCGATCACTCCCGCAAGCAGGGCATTTCGCAGCGGTGGATAAGACCACCATGAACCCGTGAATTCTTCACCATTTTTTGACATCAAGCACCTCTGGATCACTTCCCGTATTCCGGCGTGTTCCCATCATGCGCGACACTGGTTTTTTCGTGTCCGGAATGCTTGCGGCCCCTCACCTCACGGTCGATCCTCTCGGCCAGGTAGATTTTCATGAGGGACTGATATGGAACATCCATGCGATTGGCCAGAAGCTTTAACTCCTCCAGCATGATCTCGGGAAGACGCAGTGAGATCGTCTTTACCGATGGCTTGAGCTTTGGGAACCCCACCGGTCGGCCGAGGCCCCAGTCAAGGAGATGTCAACACCGGTTCAGTTTGTCCCATTTTCGCCGGAATAAAATGTCCCCTTTCCAACGGTTTGGCATTGTCCCCTGAGAACCCATGAGTCCCTCTAAACAAACACCGCCTCCTCACAACCCCTGTACTGAAGTGGTAGGGTATTGGTGGACACATTCCTAAGAGCGGATATATATTCTCACAGGAGGTGTTCAATGACCAAGGGAAAACGGCGCAACTACACACAGGAATACAAGGAAGAGGCTGTAAAGCTTGTAACGGAGCAGGGTTACAAGACATCGGAGGCAGCCCGGAATCTGGGTATCAACCCCAATCTGTTAGGTCGCTGGAAGCGGCAATTTGAGGTTGGCGCCGGGGATTATTCCAACCCTGGCGACAAGGTTGCCATGCAGTCGGAGTTGAAGCGTCTTCGCAAAGAGAACAAGCGTTTACAGATGGAGCGCGAAATCTTAAGAAAGGCGGCAGCCTTCTTTGCGAACGAATCGAGCTGAGGTATCAATTCATTGATACGGCAAGGAAGGCATATCCGACAGCTCTGGTGTGTACGGTAATGAGAATAAGCAGGAGCGGCCATTACGCTTGGCGCAAGCGGGGTAAATCACTGCGTCAGAGGGAACGTGACAGGCTGATTCCTGTTGTTCGTGAGGCGCATCGGCTATCAAAAGGGACCTACGGTGCCTGCCGTATCGCGAAGGAATTGGAAGCGCGCGGCGAGCCATGTGGTCGTACCAAGGCCGGCACCCTGATGGATCTGGCGAACGTTTCCGTCAGACGGGGCATGAAGTTCAAAGCGACAACAGACAGCAAACACGACCTGCCCGTCGCCCCGAATTTACTTGAACGTCGGTTTGATGTAGGGGAACCTGATCGTGTATGGGTTTCCGATATCACGTATGTGTGGACATTCGAAGGCCGGTTGTATCTTGCTGTTGTCCTGGACCTGTTTCCCGCAAGATCGTGGGGTGGTCCATCAGCAGCTGGATCAACCGAAAGCTGGT
The sequence above is a segment of the Deltaproteobacteria bacterium genome. Coding sequences within it:
- a CDS encoding transposase, yielding MTKGKRRNYTQEYKEEAVKLVTEQGYKTSEAARNLGINPNLLGRWKRQFEVGAGDYSNPGDKVAMQSELKRLRKENKRLQMEREILRKAAAFFANESS